In a single window of the Acyrthosiphon pisum isolate AL4f chromosome X, pea_aphid_22Mar2018_4r6ur, whole genome shotgun sequence genome:
- the LOC100159978 gene encoding cleavage stimulation factor subunit 1-like yields MSSNINNSNPSMCIKNRDNLYRLIISQLFYDGHSAIALSLATQVNANPPCSPSDRLMSVVTRGLQHETDRQKESEQTLNLNPIQQMLIGPGIDIEFETNVICTAPEPSLYETIYVTSHKGPCRAGAFSPDGQLIATGSSDASIKILDVERMLAKTHDIGRNDNHEGQGHPVIRTLYDHLEEVTCLEFHPNKPILASGSRDCHVKLFDYSKTSMKKAFKTLNDAEPITCISFHPGGDYMVMGTNSPIIRFYDVNTVQCYVCSVPSHQHTGPVTSIKYEPGAKYFVSSSRDGSIKLWDGISNKCVNTFEKAHNGSQVCSVTFTRNGKYILSSGKDSLVKLWELSTSRCLIEYTGAGTTGKQVHRTQAFFNHTEEYVMFPDEVTTSLCAWNARNACRQQLLSLGHNGSIRSIVHSPNSAAFLTCSDDFRARFWYKKHLIGT; encoded by the exons ATGagtagtaatataaataattccaaTCCTTCAATGTGTATTAAGAATAGAGATAATTTATACAGACTCATAATAAG TCAACTCTTTTATGATGGTCATTCCGCAATTGCTTTAAGCTTAGCTACTCAAGTAAACGCTAATCCACCTTGTTCTCCATCGGATCGACTCATGAGTGTAGTGACAAGAGGTTTACAACATGAAACCGATAGACAAAAAGAATCTGAACAAACATTAAACTTAAATCCAATTCAACAAATGTTAATTGGACCAGGCATTG ACATAGAATTTGAAACTAATGTTATTTGTACTGCTCCTGAACCGTCGCTGTATGAAACTATATATGTAACATCTCACAAAGGACCCTGTAGGGCTGGTGCATTTAGTCCTGATGGTCAATTAATTGCAACAGGAAGCAGTGATGCATCAAtcaaa attttggatGTTGAAAGAATGCTGGCTAAAACACATGATATTGGCAGAAATGATAATCATGAAGGACAGGGTCATCCAGTAATTCGGACTTTGTATGATCATTTGGAAGAAGTGACATGCTTAGAGTTCCACCCTAACAAGCCAATTTTAGCTTCGGGCTCTCGAGATTGTCATGTTAAACTTTttgattattcaaaaacatCTATGAAGAAAGCCTTCAAGACACTTAAC gaTGCCGAACCTATAACATGTATAAGTTTTCATCCAGGTGGAGACTATATGGTAATGGGCACCAATAGCCCAATCATAAGGTTTTATGATGTAAATACAGTTCAATGTTATGTTTGTTCAGTTCCTAGTCATCAACATACTGGTCCTGTTACATCaataaa gTATGAACCAGGTGCCAAGTATTTTGTATCTTCTAGTCGAGATGGTTCAATTAAATTGTGGGACGGTATATCTAATAAATGTGTTAACACATTTGAAAAAGCACATAATGGTAGTCAAGTGTGTTCTGTGACATTTACAAGAAATGGAAAg TACATCTTATCATCAGGCAAAGATTCTTTAGTGAAACTTTGGGAATTATCCACTAGTAGATGTCTGATTGAATATACTGGAGCTGGAACAACTG GAAAACAAGTACATCGTACGCAAGCATTTTTTAATCATACTGAGGAGTATGTCATGTTTCCAGATGAAGTCACTACATCTTTGTGTGCATGGAATGCACGCAATGCTTGTCGGCAGCAACTTTTATCTCTAG gACATAATGGATCTATTCGTTCAATTGTGCATTCTCCAAATTCAGCAGCATTTTTGACTTGTTCAGACGACTTTAGAGCCCGTTTTTGGTATAAAAAACACTTGATTGGAACatag
- the LOC103310734 gene encoding cold shock protein 2-like produces the protein MYVYFGAEGGGGGGGGGSGGGWNNGGGWNNGGGGGWTSGGGGCNDRGGGGNDRGGGGNDRGRGGGGGNDRSRGGRGRGGRGRADPPEVPAEGPAPAYRRQRCENCGWNGHVADSCHKTAVEGAATKAARAAEKAEAATTATTTNMTQVNVCIRSL, from the exons ATGTACGTATATTTTGGGGCAGAAGGAGggggcggcggtggtggtggtggcagCGGCGGCGGCTGGAATAACGGCGGTGGCTGGAATaacggtggtggcggcggctgGACGAGCGGTGGCGGCGGTTGCAACGATCGTGGCGGCGGTGGTAACGACCGTGGCGGCGGTGGTAACGATCGTGGtcgcggtggcggcggtggcaACGATCGTAGTCGTGGCGGCCGCGGTCGTGGTGGCCGTGGCAGAGCGGACCCTCCAGAGGTCCCTGCAGAGGGACCCGCACCCGCCTACAGACGCCAGC gGTGCGAGAATTGTGGCTGGAATGGCCATGTGGCTGACTCCTGCCACAAGACTGCGGTGGAAGGAGCAGCCACAAAGGCTGCCAGGGCAGCTGAAAAGGCTGAAGCtgcaacaacagcaacaacaaca aaTATGACACAGGTAAATGTTTGTATAAGGAGTTTgtga